GCACCAACCAGGTGGCGCCTTACAGCTACGACGTCTACCGCGTGCCGAGTGCTGGCGGCGAACTGACTCGCCTAACGCAGTACCAAGGCATGGACGATTTTGCGCTGTCGCCCGATGGCCGCCAGCTCGCCGTGCTGCATTCCTCGCCGTACACGCTAGCGCAGCTAGCGGTACAGAGCGCCGACGGCGGTTCGCCGCGCGAGCTCACTAACACCACAAAGCCGGCCTTCACCGCGCATGCGTGGATCCAGCCGAAGATCATCGGTGTGCCGTCCTCGCACGGCGCGGGCACCATCTGGGCGAAGTACTACGGCCCGGCCGATGAAGCCGCCGCAGCTTCGCGTCCGGCAGTGATCTTTGTGCACGGTGCGGGTTACCTGCAGAACGTCACGCTGTCGTACTCCAACTACTTCCGTGAGCAGATGTTCCACAACCTGCTGGTGCAGCAGGGTTATGTGGTGCTCGACATGGACTACCGCGCGTCCGATGGCTACGGCCGTGCGTGGCGCACTGCGATCTACCGCCAGATGGGCCACCCGGAACTGGAAGACCTGCTCGACGGCAAGGCCTGGCTGGTGAAGAACCACAACGTGGATCCCAAGCGCGTCGGCATGTACGGCGGCAGCTATGGTGGCTTCATGACGCTGATGTCGCTGCTGCGGGCACCGGGTGAGTTCGCTGCGGGGTCCGCGCTGCGTCCGGTCACCGACTGGACCAGTTACAACCACGAGTACACGTCCAACATCCTCAACGATCCCCAGCTTGATCCGGAGTCGTATCAGGTCAGCTCACCGATCAACTACGCCGACAAGCTGCAGGATCCGCTGTTGATGCAGCATGGTTTGATCGATGACAACGTGCTGACCAGCGATACGATTCGCTTGTATCAGCGCTTTATCGAGCTGCATAAGAACAACTTCTGGATGTCGCTGTATCCGATGGAACGCCATGGGTTCCAGCATCCGGATTCGTGGTACGACGAGTACCGTCGTATTGATGAGTTGTTCAATACGTATGTGAAGCCCGCGAAGCAATGATGCTTGTGCTCCCTCTCCCCTCCGGGGAGAGGGTTGGGGTGAGGGGTGGGTGCTCGCCTCACCGTTTCATCTTTAGCCGTCACCCCTGCGCAGGCAGGGGTCCAGTGACTTTTGGCCCGGTTGTCGCGATACAGCGACCTGGCTCGCCTGCGGCGGGCTTTCGCCCTCCTACCGGAGGCCGAGTCACTTTTCTTTGCTTGCCCAAAGAAAAGTAACCCAAAGAAAGGGCACCCCCGCTTGGCGCTGGCCGATAAAGCCGGCCAGTTCGTGAGGGGCGGCCGGGCTTTTCGACAGGGCTCCCTGCCCTGGCGAAAAGGGATCGGCATCCTTGCCGATCCCCCCTGTGGGCCTGATCGTCCACCCCTCACCGCCGCACAGGGGGCCCGGTAGATCAAAGGCTGCAAGCGCACGGCTCGTGCAGCTTCGCTGCACATCGCGTCGCTGTTTTTGCGTGAGGGTAAGAAGCGCGTGCTGCCGTAGAGCAAGATCTCTACGACGCTCGGGAAGCCACCGAAGTTATTGCCCCGCCTGCGCCGCAAAATACCTAGCCGGCGGCTGCCCAAAACTCCGCCGAAACATCGCCACAAACGCACTCACACTCGCATACCCCAACGCATCCGCCACCGCAGACACCGGCTCGCCATCCGCCAGTTGTTCCAATCCACGCGTCAGGCGCGCCAGCTGCCGCCACTGCGCAAAACTCAGCGCCGTCTCGCTGCGGAACAATCGACTGAGGCTACGTGGCGACAAGCCGGCCCACACCGCCCACTCCTCCAGCCCACGGTTGTCGTTCGGGTTTTCCAGTAGCGCCACGGCGATGCGGAGTGCACGGCGGTCTGTTGGCATCGGCAGGTGCAGGGGTTCGTGGCGTGCGCGGCAGATCTCTTCCAGCAACACACGGGTGATCCGGTCCTGGCTTTCGTCGAGTTCCCGCTCCCACACCCATGAGCTGGCTCGGCGCACCAGCGCGCGCATCAGCTCCGTCACGCTGATGACGCAAGGCTCCGTGGGTAGGCAGCCACATTCCTGTGGTGTGACGAATACGCCCCAGCCGCTCATGGGGCCGCTGAGGGTGACGGTGTGTTCGACACCGGCTGGCATCCAGCCGGCCCGATGCGGTGGCAACAGCCATGAGCCTTGCGCCGTGCGCACATGCACCAAGCCGCTTTCCACGCAGTACAGCTGGCCACGTGCGTGGGAGTGCCAGCC
This genomic window from Dyella terrae contains:
- a CDS encoding AraC family transcriptional regulator → MGHVTEKDETQFHTMIERLDGPSVIAYWTEGVASSEYSENTREYGWHSHARGQLYCVESGLVHVRTAQGSWLLPPHRAGWMPAGVEHTVTLSGPMSGWGVFVTPQECGCLPTEPCVISVTELMRALVRRASSWVWERELDESQDRITRVLLEEICRARHEPLHLPMPTDRRALRIAVALLENPNDNRGLEEWAVWAGLSPRSLSRLFRSETALSFAQWRQLARLTRGLEQLADGEPVSAVADALGYASVSAFVAMFRRSFGQPPARYFAAQAGQ